One Thermoanaerobaculia bacterium DNA segment encodes these proteins:
- the nusA gene encoding transcription termination factor NusA yields the protein MTNDLAAVIRQVSREKDIDPEKMFGALEEAMASAARRFYKVKEIVAKIDRETGSMSAYTPRRVVDVMPEVPEEPVEPLPEGVEPPPDPATLVLLDDAKSIVREGGAGGNVRVFRPGTDGAEGFEVEEPELGDELRIYRSTEGLGRIAAQNAKQVLYQKVREAERERIYNEYIPKVGELINGTVKRFERGDIVVDLGRLEAAIPRDQQSRAERYGQGERVRAVIADVHKNPKGPQIVLSRTDPRLLIRLFEMEVPEIYDGTVVIKGAVRQPGERAKVAVLSRERDVDPVGACVGMRGSRVQAIMRELHGEKIDVIQYSDDLITFAQNALSPAKITRVSPIHHEDGPLTLDCVVEDEQLSLAIGKKGQNVRLASALIGAKIEIKSEAEVKGEVAEALGRMLRTSQRQQTAVGTVPGIDEATAAALEEAGVSNLDQLLSQTIESLAPVGDMGEERAREILEAAQEFDNPTPEEPEEEAEGAAEGSVLEEPAVEEKG from the coding sequence AGGACATCGACCCCGAGAAGATGTTCGGCGCGCTCGAAGAGGCGATGGCCTCGGCCGCCCGCCGCTTCTACAAGGTCAAGGAGATCGTCGCGAAGATCGACCGCGAGACCGGCTCGATGTCCGCCTACACGCCGCGCCGGGTCGTCGACGTCATGCCCGAGGTCCCCGAGGAGCCCGTCGAGCCGCTCCCGGAAGGCGTCGAGCCGCCGCCGGATCCCGCCACCCTCGTCCTCCTCGACGACGCGAAGTCGATCGTCCGGGAGGGGGGCGCCGGCGGCAACGTCCGGGTCTTCCGGCCCGGAACCGACGGCGCGGAGGGCTTCGAGGTCGAGGAGCCCGAGCTCGGCGACGAGCTGCGGATCTACCGCTCGACGGAGGGGCTCGGGCGCATCGCCGCGCAGAACGCCAAGCAGGTGCTCTATCAGAAGGTCCGCGAGGCGGAACGGGAGCGCATCTACAACGAGTACATTCCGAAGGTGGGCGAGCTCATCAACGGCACCGTCAAACGGTTCGAGCGCGGCGACATCGTCGTCGACCTCGGCCGGCTCGAGGCGGCGATCCCGCGCGACCAGCAGTCGCGCGCCGAGCGCTACGGCCAGGGAGAGCGCGTGCGCGCGGTCATCGCCGACGTGCACAAGAACCCGAAGGGTCCGCAGATCGTCCTCTCCCGCACCGACCCGCGACTCTTGATCCGGCTCTTCGAGATGGAAGTCCCGGAGATCTACGACGGCACGGTCGTCATCAAGGGCGCCGTGCGGCAGCCGGGGGAGCGCGCGAAGGTCGCCGTTCTCTCCCGCGAGCGCGACGTCGACCCGGTCGGCGCCTGCGTCGGAATGCGCGGGAGCCGCGTCCAGGCGATCATGCGCGAGCTCCACGGCGAGAAGATCGATGTCATCCAGTACAGCGACGACCTGATCACGTTCGCGCAGAACGCGCTCTCCCCCGCCAAGATCACGCGGGTCTCGCCGATCCACCACGAGGACGGCCCGCTCACGCTCGACTGCGTCGTCGAGGACGAGCAGCTTTCGCTCGCGATCGGCAAGAAGGGGCAGAACGTGCGCCTCGCCTCCGCCCTGATCGGCGCGAAGATCGAGATCAAGAGCGAGGCGGAGGTCAAGGGAGAGGTCGCCGAGGCCCTCGGACGGATGCTTCGCACCTCGCAGCGGCAGCAGACCGCCGTCGGCACGGTGCCGGGGATCGACGAAGCGACGGCGGCCGCGCTCGAAGAGGCCGGCGTTTCGAACCTCGACCAGCTGCTCTCGCAGACGATCGAGTCGCTCGCCCCGGTGGGCGACATGGGTGAGGAGCGCGCGCGGGAAATCCTGGAAGCGGCTCAGGAGTTCGACAATCCGACGCCCGAAGAGCC